One genomic region from Amycolatopsis sp. FBCC-B4732 encodes:
- a CDS encoding FAD-dependent monooxygenase — translation MDTRVLIAGAGPTGLTLAIELARRDVAVRIVDKAETYFVGSRGDGMQPRTLEVFEDLGVLDTVLAAGAAPVPMKIHLGGEVVGERMMFDPVEPTPSKPYPTGWFLGQSQTEGILRDRLAEFGVRVELNTGLTGFEQDADGVTATLSTGETVRAAYLVGADGGKSFVRKALGIAFEGSTDESIRMLLGDVRAEGLDRAYGHWFATPEDPMSGMMFSPLPGTPHFQFGAPLGDGETDVETALPAVQARLDALSGGTVRLSDLAWSTVWRPNVRLAARFRDGRVFLAGDAAHVHPPTGGQGLNTGIGDGYNLGWKLADGSPELLDSYEPERRANAARVLGISSELMRKYVDGDEDAHRRGEETQQLDVNYRGGPLSPAGTGTLRPGDRAPDAPLSDANGKRVRLFELFRGPHATELVFGDGPASAEPAYRILPAGSAPTPDALIDEGGHAYAAYEASAGRRVLIRPDGYVWSIA, via the coding sequence ATGGACACACGGGTGCTGATCGCGGGAGCCGGACCGACCGGGCTGACCCTGGCCATCGAACTGGCGCGGCGCGACGTCGCCGTGCGGATCGTCGACAAGGCCGAGACGTACTTCGTCGGCTCGCGCGGCGACGGCATGCAGCCGCGCACGCTGGAGGTCTTCGAGGACCTCGGCGTGCTCGACACGGTGCTGGCCGCCGGCGCGGCGCCGGTGCCGATGAAGATCCACCTCGGCGGCGAGGTGGTCGGCGAGCGGATGATGTTCGACCCGGTCGAGCCGACGCCGTCGAAGCCGTACCCGACCGGCTGGTTCCTCGGCCAGTCGCAGACCGAGGGCATCCTGCGCGACCGGCTGGCCGAGTTCGGCGTGCGCGTCGAGCTGAACACCGGGCTGACCGGGTTCGAGCAGGACGCTGACGGCGTCACGGCCACGCTGAGCACGGGCGAGACCGTCCGCGCGGCCTACCTGGTCGGCGCGGACGGCGGCAAGAGCTTCGTGCGCAAGGCGCTGGGGATCGCGTTCGAGGGCAGCACGGACGAGTCGATCCGGATGCTGCTCGGCGACGTCCGCGCCGAGGGCCTCGACCGGGCCTACGGCCACTGGTTCGCGACGCCGGAAGACCCGATGAGCGGCATGATGTTCAGCCCGCTGCCGGGGACGCCGCACTTCCAGTTCGGCGCCCCGCTCGGCGACGGCGAGACCGACGTCGAGACGGCGCTGCCCGCGGTCCAGGCGCGGCTCGACGCGCTGAGCGGCGGCACGGTCCGGCTGTCCGACCTGGCCTGGTCCACGGTGTGGCGGCCGAACGTCCGGCTGGCCGCGCGGTTCCGCGACGGCCGCGTCTTCCTGGCCGGCGACGCGGCGCACGTCCACCCGCCGACCGGCGGCCAGGGCCTCAACACCGGCATCGGGGACGGCTACAACCTGGGCTGGAAGCTCGCCGACGGATCACCGGAGCTGCTCGACAGCTACGAGCCCGAGCGGCGCGCGAACGCGGCCCGCGTGCTGGGCATCTCGTCGGAGCTGATGCGGAAGTACGTCGACGGCGACGAGGACGCCCACCGGCGCGGCGAGGAGACGCAGCAGCTGGACGTCAACTACCGCGGCGGCCCGCTGTCCCCGGCGGGGACCGGCACGCTGCGCCCGGGCGACCGCGCCCCGGACGCACCGCTGTCCGACGCGAACGGCAAGCGCGTGCGGCTGTTCGAGCTGTTCCGCGGCCCGCACGCGACGGAGCTGGTGTTCGGGGACGGGCCGGCGTCGGCCGAACCGGCGTACCGGATCCTGCCGGCGGGCAGCGCCCCCACCCCGGACGCGCTGATCGACGAGGGCGGCCACGCGTACGCGGCTTACGAGGCTTCAGCCGGGCGGAGGGTGCTCATCCGGCCGGACGGGTACGTCTGGTCGATCGCCTGA
- a CDS encoding CHAD domain-containing protein: MTTESLPRTPAELGLPDAPVEAGPADPAAHHVRAKLDREIRLLLAYEAGTRSGADPEDLHQMRVALRRMRSVLKLSGGLVGDGAEPVRAELGWLGQSLGEVRDFDVLIGHLREVIADFEVRDQAAGHRLVARFVTERATAKRRLTKALTSTRYSTLLREVSLLTRDREAPAAAAAETHDLVAGLAKPHRKLAKAVRALPADPPDDDLHALRIHGKKLRYAAELAQTSAKKKRAKRIKALIKATRDFQTVLGDHQDAVIAAERMRSVLASADGEVGFVAGRIAERELARRAEARAAWHASWTAVDTAARALHA, from the coding sequence GTGACCACCGAATCGTTGCCTCGCACCCCGGCCGAGCTGGGCCTGCCGGACGCACCGGTGGAAGCCGGGCCCGCCGATCCGGCCGCGCACCACGTGCGGGCCAAGCTCGACCGGGAGATCCGCCTCCTGCTCGCGTACGAGGCCGGGACGCGCTCCGGTGCCGATCCCGAGGACCTGCACCAGATGCGCGTCGCGCTGCGGCGGATGCGCAGCGTGCTCAAGCTGTCCGGCGGGCTGGTCGGCGACGGCGCCGAGCCGGTGCGCGCGGAGCTGGGCTGGCTCGGGCAGTCGCTCGGCGAGGTGCGTGACTTCGACGTCCTGATCGGGCACCTGCGCGAGGTCATCGCCGACTTCGAGGTCCGCGACCAGGCCGCCGGGCACCGCCTGGTCGCCCGGTTCGTCACCGAGCGCGCGACCGCGAAGCGGCGGCTGACCAAGGCGCTGACCAGCACCCGCTACTCGACGCTGCTGCGTGAGGTCAGCCTGCTGACCCGCGACCGCGAAGCACCGGCCGCGGCGGCGGCCGAGACGCACGACCTGGTCGCGGGGCTGGCGAAGCCGCACCGCAAGCTCGCCAAGGCCGTCCGCGCGCTGCCCGCCGACCCGCCGGACGACGACCTGCACGCGTTGCGCATCCACGGCAAGAAGCTGCGCTACGCGGCCGAGCTGGCCCAGACGTCGGCGAAGAAGAAGCGGGCGAAGCGGATCAAGGCCCTGATCAAGGCGACGCGCGACTTCCAGACCGTGCTCGGCGACCACCAGGACGCGGTGATCGCGGCCGAGCGGATGCGCTCGGTGCTGGCCTCGGCCGACGGCGAGGTCGGCTTCGTCGCCGGCCGGATCGCCGAGCGCGAGCTGGCCCGCCGCGCCGAGGCCCGCGCGGCCTGGCATGCCTCCTGGACCGCCGTCGACACCGCCGCCCGCGCCCTGCACGCCTGA
- a CDS encoding chitinase, whose product MSGRRTRLFGTLLAAALAVPLLVSAPAQGAVQADTCAVKPRPAGKVLQGYWENWDGAANGVHPGMGWVPITDARMAQHGYNVINAAFPVIRSDGTVLWENGMDAGVKVSTPTEMCAAKAAGATLLMSIGGAAAGIDLSSSTVADKFVATVVPILKQYNFDGIDIDIETGLTGSGNIKTLSASQSNLIRIIDGVLAQMPAGFGLTMAPETAYVTGGSITYGSIWGAYLPIIKKYADNGRLWWLNMQYYNGSMYGCSGDSYQAGTVQGFTVQTQCLDKGLVVQGTTIRVPYDKQVPGLPAQPGAGGGYMSPSLVSQAWRSVPGLKGLMDWSINWDGSKGWTFGDNVKSLQGR is encoded by the coding sequence ATGTCCGGTCGCAGAACCCGCCTGTTCGGAACCCTTCTGGCAGCGGCGCTGGCCGTCCCGCTGCTCGTGTCGGCCCCCGCGCAGGGGGCGGTGCAGGCCGACACGTGCGCGGTGAAACCGCGGCCCGCGGGCAAGGTCCTCCAAGGCTACTGGGAGAACTGGGACGGCGCCGCGAACGGCGTCCACCCCGGCATGGGCTGGGTCCCGATCACCGACGCCCGCATGGCCCAGCACGGCTACAACGTCATCAACGCCGCGTTCCCGGTGATCCGGTCCGACGGGACCGTGTTGTGGGAGAACGGGATGGACGCCGGCGTCAAGGTGTCGACGCCGACCGAGATGTGCGCGGCCAAGGCCGCGGGCGCGACGCTTCTGATGTCGATCGGCGGCGCGGCCGCTGGTATAGACCTCTCGTCGTCGACGGTGGCCGACAAGTTCGTCGCCACGGTCGTGCCGATCCTGAAGCAGTACAACTTCGACGGGATCGACATCGACATCGAAACGGGGCTGACCGGCAGCGGGAACATCAAGACGCTGTCGGCGTCGCAGTCGAACCTGATCCGCATCATCGACGGCGTGCTCGCGCAGATGCCGGCGGGCTTCGGGCTGACGATGGCGCCCGAGACCGCGTACGTGACCGGCGGCAGCATCACCTACGGCTCGATCTGGGGCGCGTACCTGCCGATCATCAAGAAGTACGCGGACAACGGCCGGCTGTGGTGGCTGAACATGCAGTACTACAACGGATCCATGTACGGCTGCTCCGGGGATTCGTACCAGGCTGGGACCGTGCAGGGCTTCACCGTGCAGACGCAGTGCCTCGACAAGGGCCTCGTGGTGCAGGGCACGACGATCCGCGTCCCGTACGACAAGCAGGTGCCGGGGTTGCCGGCGCAGCCCGGCGCGGGTGGCGGGTACATGTCGCCGAGCCTGGTTTCCCAGGCGTGGCGGTCGGTTCCGGGCCTCAAGGGCCTGATGGACTGGTCGATCAACTGGGACGGCTCGAAGGGCTGGACCTTCGGCGACAACGTCAAGTCCCTGCAGGGCCGGTAA
- a CDS encoding M28 family metallopeptidase has product MKWKSKLGAGVTALAAVLGVVTAPAATAAPVTALAAPDISLANIKTHLNQLQTIANNNGGTRSPRGAGYAASVSYVENLLKNAGFTTTRQTCTSCIGQSQNLIAEWPQGDASQVIMLGAHLDSVSAGPGINDNGSGSASILETALTLARTNPAMAKRVRFAWWADEESGLVGSKYYVNNLPSSERTKIKTYLNFDMIGSKNWGYFVYDDVASVKAIFDEYFSSIGIQTEGDSEGDGRSDHASFKSAGIPVGGLATGAGDIKSSAQAQKWGGTAGAAFDNCYHRACDTTSNIPDAPLEKNSDAIGYALWKLAVATTQGNDFSVSLNPTAGTVQPGQSLQVAVGTATTSGSAQSISLSASGLPAGATASFSPATISSGGSSTLTISTSSTTPTGTFPVTVTADGANADHTATFSLGVGTSSCAPVTNGSQLTIPDYPGAAVSSTANVGGCARNASNATKVEVHITHTYRGDLVIDLVAPDGTAYRLKNSSSDSTPNLDTTYTVNASSEAANGTWKLQIKDVGPADTGYLSSWTLTV; this is encoded by the coding sequence ATGAAGTGGAAGAGCAAACTCGGCGCCGGGGTCACCGCCCTGGCCGCCGTGCTGGGTGTCGTGACGGCTCCGGCGGCCACCGCCGCACCGGTCACCGCGCTCGCCGCGCCGGACATCTCGCTGGCCAACATCAAGACCCACCTCAACCAGCTGCAGACCATCGCCAACAACAACGGCGGCACGCGCTCGCCGCGTGGCGCGGGCTACGCGGCCTCGGTGTCCTATGTGGAGAACCTGCTCAAGAACGCGGGCTTCACCACCACGCGCCAGACCTGCACCAGCTGCATCGGCCAGTCGCAGAACCTGATCGCCGAATGGCCGCAGGGCGACGCGAGCCAGGTCATCATGCTCGGCGCGCACCTCGACTCCGTCAGCGCCGGCCCCGGCATCAACGACAACGGCTCCGGCAGCGCGTCGATCCTCGAAACCGCGCTGACGCTGGCCCGCACCAACCCGGCGATGGCCAAGCGCGTCCGCTTCGCCTGGTGGGCCGACGAAGAGTCCGGCCTGGTCGGCTCGAAGTACTACGTCAACAACCTGCCCAGCAGCGAGCGCACGAAGATCAAGACCTACCTCAACTTCGACATGATCGGCTCGAAGAACTGGGGCTACTTCGTCTACGACGACGTCGCTTCGGTCAAGGCGATCTTCGACGAGTACTTCTCCTCCATCGGCATCCAGACCGAGGGCGACAGCGAAGGCGACGGCCGCTCCGACCACGCGTCCTTCAAGAGCGCGGGCATCCCGGTCGGCGGCCTGGCCACCGGTGCCGGCGACATCAAGAGCTCGGCGCAGGCGCAGAAGTGGGGTGGCACCGCGGGTGCGGCGTTCGACAACTGCTACCACCGCGCCTGCGACACGACGTCGAACATCCCGGACGCCCCGCTGGAGAAGAACTCCGACGCGATCGGGTACGCGCTGTGGAAGCTGGCCGTGGCCACCACGCAGGGCAACGACTTCTCCGTCAGCCTGAACCCGACCGCCGGCACCGTCCAACCCGGACAGTCGCTGCAGGTCGCCGTGGGCACCGCGACGACGTCCGGCTCGGCCCAGTCGATCTCGCTGTCCGCCTCCGGCCTGCCCGCGGGCGCGACGGCGTCGTTCAGCCCGGCCACCATCTCCTCGGGCGGCTCGTCGACGCTGACCATCTCGACGTCCTCGACCACCCCGACCGGCACCTTCCCGGTCACGGTGACGGCCGACGGCGCGAACGCCGACCACACGGCGACGTTCTCGCTGGGCGTCGGGACGTCGTCGTGCGCGCCGGTGACCAACGGCTCGCAGCTGACCATCCCGGACTACCCGGGTGCCGCGGTGAGCAGCACGGCGAACGTCGGCGGCTGCGCGCGCAACGCGTCCAACGCCACCAAGGTCGAGGTGCACATCACCCACACCTACCGCGGTGACCTGGTCATCGACCTCGTCGCCCCGGACGGCACGGCGTACCGGCTGAAGAACTCGAGCAGCGACTCGACGCCGAACCTCGACACCACCTACACCGTCAACGCTTCCTCGGAAGCCGCGAACGGCACGTGGAAGCTGCAGATCAAGGACGTCGGCCCGGCCGACACCGGCTACCTGTCCTCCTGGACGCTGACCGTCTGA
- a CDS encoding TetR/AcrR family transcriptional regulator encodes MTATSRKEKAAETEGALKAAAKRVFARKGYLNTKITDITTEAGRSAGSFYNHFAGKEELLEALMADIAASGDESAEREDHLTDFSDPTAVRWHVKQYWEFYRDNAATMLALRQAAMVSETFASTLARFGASQAADLDDHLAHITRAGLKLPTTPDRCGMLMYNLVDAFAATWLHGSPPGWTPPSDEEAVELLTRFVYRGLTGRDY; translated from the coding sequence ATGACGGCGACGAGCCGCAAGGAGAAGGCCGCGGAGACGGAGGGCGCGCTCAAGGCCGCGGCCAAGCGCGTCTTCGCGCGCAAGGGCTACCTGAACACCAAGATCACCGACATCACCACCGAGGCGGGCCGGTCCGCGGGGTCGTTCTACAACCACTTCGCGGGCAAGGAAGAGCTGCTCGAAGCGCTCATGGCCGACATCGCGGCGTCCGGGGACGAGAGCGCCGAGCGCGAAGACCACCTGACCGACTTCAGCGACCCCACGGCGGTGCGCTGGCACGTCAAGCAGTACTGGGAGTTCTACCGGGACAACGCCGCGACCATGCTGGCCCTGCGGCAGGCGGCGATGGTCAGCGAGACGTTCGCGAGCACGCTCGCGCGGTTCGGCGCGTCCCAGGCCGCCGACCTCGACGACCACCTCGCGCACATCACCCGCGCCGGGCTGAAGCTGCCCACGACGCCGGACCGCTGCGGGATGCTGATGTACAACCTCGTCGACGCCTTCGCGGCGACGTGGCTGCACGGCTCACCGCCGGGCTGGACCCCGCCGTCCGACGAAGAGGCCGTCGAGCTGCTGACCCGGTTCGTCTACCGCGGCCTGACCGGCCGGGACTACTGA
- a CDS encoding DUF3152 domain-containing protein has translation MPKTAGRAAVTAVLALAVAGVLTACEQQPVAAPAAGPVVMAIGEATALPPPPDEPAVPVTQAAPVEVAITFPRTGSGQWMFTPGSDEVAGTQGRLMRYRIALETDIDGVGPADFAKKIRGILGDPRGWTAGGQWRLQQVGPADSADFTIYLATPASRDRLCGGTADSYTSCRNGSNVVLNVARWANAVPNYGAPLDVYRQYMVTHETGHRLGQGHELCPGPGKAAPVMEQQTLGLHGCVPNPWPFPDGAREYAGPPGEYDDPIPAGDS, from the coding sequence ATGCCCAAAACCGCCGGACGGGCCGCGGTTACCGCTGTGCTCGCTTTGGCGGTGGCCGGGGTGCTCACCGCCTGTGAGCAGCAGCCCGTGGCCGCGCCCGCGGCCGGGCCCGTGGTCATGGCCATCGGGGAGGCCACCGCGTTGCCGCCGCCGCCCGATGAGCCTGCGGTGCCCGTGACGCAGGCCGCGCCCGTCGAAGTCGCCATCACCTTCCCGCGGACCGGGTCCGGGCAGTGGATGTTCACCCCCGGCAGCGACGAGGTCGCCGGCACCCAGGGCCGGCTGATGCGGTACCGGATCGCGCTCGAGACCGACATCGACGGCGTCGGGCCCGCCGACTTCGCGAAGAAGATCCGCGGCATCCTCGGCGACCCGCGCGGCTGGACCGCCGGCGGGCAGTGGCGGCTGCAGCAGGTCGGGCCGGCCGACAGCGCCGACTTCACGATCTACCTGGCCACTCCCGCCAGCCGCGACAGGCTGTGCGGCGGGACCGCGGACAGCTACACGTCCTGCCGCAACGGCAGCAACGTCGTGCTCAACGTCGCCCGCTGGGCCAACGCCGTGCCGAACTACGGGGCCCCGCTGGACGTCTACCGCCAGTACATGGTCACGCACGAGACCGGGCACCGGCTCGGGCAGGGCCACGAGCTGTGCCCCGGCCCCGGCAAGGCGGCGCCGGTGATGGAGCAGCAGACGCTCGGGCTGCACGGCTGCGTCCCGAACCCCTGGCCCTTCCCGGACGGCGCCCGCGAGTACGCCGGCCCGCCGGGCGAGTACGACGACCCCATTCCCGCCGGCGACTCCTGA
- the dapE gene encoding succinyl-diaminopimelate desuccinylase, with product MSLDLHADPVDLTAALVDVFSVSGSEAELATLVQEALREQAPHLEVVRNGDAVLARTNLGRGSRVVLAGHLDTVPENGNFPSRREGTGDDEVLHGLGTVDMKGGDAVFLHLAATLPSPRHDVTFVFYDNEEVEAAKNGLGRIERELPEWLAGDLAIVGEPSNGVIEAGCQGTMRVELRFSGKRAHTARAWMGENAIHALAGPLRRLAEYEPRIVDIDGLTYREGLQATAITGGVAGNVVPDSAVLTVNHRFAPDRSPEAAERHLREVFDGYELSVVDLSPGALPGLSAPAAAELVKAAGGRAAAKLGWTDVARFAALGMPAVNFGPGNPTLAHTKQENVRTAEIRQVTEVLRKFLG from the coding sequence ATGAGCCTCGACCTGCACGCCGACCCTGTCGACCTGACCGCGGCCCTCGTGGACGTCTTCAGCGTGTCCGGGTCCGAGGCCGAACTGGCGACGCTGGTGCAGGAAGCGCTCCGGGAGCAGGCACCGCACCTGGAGGTCGTCCGCAACGGCGACGCCGTCCTCGCCCGCACCAACCTCGGCCGCGGTTCGCGGGTCGTGCTCGCCGGGCACCTGGACACGGTGCCGGAGAACGGCAACTTCCCTTCGCGGCGCGAAGGCACCGGCGACGACGAGGTGCTGCACGGCCTCGGCACGGTCGACATGAAAGGCGGCGACGCCGTCTTCCTGCACTTGGCCGCGACGCTGCCGTCGCCTCGGCACGACGTCACCTTCGTGTTCTACGACAACGAAGAGGTCGAGGCGGCCAAGAACGGCCTGGGCCGGATCGAGCGCGAGCTGCCGGAATGGCTGGCGGGCGACCTGGCGATCGTCGGCGAGCCGTCGAACGGCGTCATCGAGGCCGGCTGCCAGGGCACGATGCGCGTCGAACTGCGGTTTTCCGGCAAGCGCGCGCACACGGCGCGGGCGTGGATGGGGGAGAACGCGATCCACGCGCTGGCCGGGCCCCTGCGCCGGCTGGCGGAGTACGAGCCGCGGATCGTCGACATCGACGGCTTGACGTATCGCGAGGGCCTCCAGGCGACGGCGATCACCGGCGGCGTGGCGGGCAACGTAGTCCCGGATTCGGCGGTCCTGACGGTGAACCACCGCTTCGCCCCGGACCGTTCGCCGGAAGCCGCGGAACGCCACCTGCGCGAGGTCTTCGACGGCTACGAACTGTCCGTTGTGGACCTTTCCCCGGGCGCCCTCCCCGGCTTGTCCGCCCCGGCGGCCGCGGAACTGGTGAAGGCAGCGGGCGGCCGCGCGGCGGCGAAGCTGGGCTGGACGGACGTGGCGCGGTTCGCGGCGCTGGGCATGCCGGCGGTGAACTTCGGCCCGGGCAACCCGACGCTGGCGCACACGAAGCAGGAGAACGTCCGGACGGCGGAGATCCGCCAGGTGACGGAAGTGCTCCGCAAGTTCCTGGGCTGA
- a CDS encoding M4 family metallopeptidase, with translation MTHRGFRTGLAAAAGFAMTLALPVTPASATPQAQPAAPDVAAARAADQAAATGLDALKRGPAEAFQRVGLTAGGGGLFYGAYQRTYQGLRVVGGDAVVVADGAGRVRGTSAAETAPIAVGTQALVDAAKAAATARAQLATVDSVSTPEKVVLAGASPKLAYEVVVAGRTATAPSNLHVFVDAATGAVLDKRDDVKTFSPGARTQAQPGTVNVAGTGNSYYVGNVSIDTTQSGSTYTMRDPGRTGISCGREGGSVYSGPDNAWGNGTGTDLETGCVDVLYSVQTEWKMLADWLGRNGINGSGTGYPASVGLADVNAYWNGSSTHFGHSQDNQRQATSMDVVGHEFGHGIFQFTPGGAGSGNENGGMNESTGDIFGALTEAYANNAKDTPDYEVGEGVNLVGQGPIRYMYQPSKVGDPNCYSSSIPSTEVHAAAGPQNHWFYLLAEGSNPGGGKPTSPTCNSSSVTGVGIQKAGKIFYNGLLKKTSSWNHKAARKATLEAAIALFPGSCTEYNATKAAWDAVSVTAAAGEPTSCSGGGADYSVALNPASGSVQPGASATTTLSTAITSGAAQSITLSASGLPAGATASFSPATIQSGGSSTLTIATTASTPTGSYPITVTTDGATTDHTAQYTLTVGTTSSCAPVTNSTRLDIPDYPASAVNSSSTVSGCARNASNATKVEVHITHTYRGDLVIDLVAPDGTAYRLKNSSSDSTPNLDTTYTVNASSEAANGAWQLRIRDVGPADTGYLSSWTLTV, from the coding sequence ATGACCCATCGTGGGTTCAGGACGGGCTTGGCGGCCGCCGCCGGGTTCGCCATGACGCTCGCGCTACCGGTGACCCCGGCGAGCGCGACTCCCCAAGCACAGCCCGCAGCTCCGGACGTGGCCGCGGCCCGCGCGGCCGACCAGGCCGCCGCGACCGGCCTCGACGCGCTCAAGCGCGGCCCGGCCGAGGCGTTCCAGCGCGTCGGCCTGACCGCCGGTGGCGGCGGTCTGTTCTACGGCGCCTACCAGCGGACCTACCAGGGCCTGCGGGTCGTGGGCGGGGACGCGGTCGTCGTCGCCGACGGGGCCGGGCGGGTGCGCGGCACCAGCGCCGCCGAGACCGCTCCGATCGCCGTCGGGACGCAGGCACTCGTCGACGCCGCGAAGGCCGCGGCCACCGCGCGCGCCCAACTGGCCACTGTGGACAGTGTGAGCACGCCGGAGAAGGTCGTGCTGGCCGGGGCGAGCCCGAAGCTCGCGTACGAGGTCGTCGTCGCCGGGCGCACCGCCACGGCACCGAGCAACCTGCACGTGTTCGTCGACGCCGCGACCGGCGCGGTGCTCGACAAGCGGGACGACGTCAAGACGTTCTCCCCGGGCGCCCGGACGCAGGCCCAGCCCGGCACGGTGAACGTCGCCGGCACCGGGAACAGCTACTACGTCGGCAACGTCTCCATCGACACGACGCAGTCCGGCAGCACGTACACCATGCGCGACCCGGGCCGCACCGGCATCAGCTGCGGCCGCGAGGGCGGTTCCGTCTACAGCGGCCCGGACAACGCGTGGGGCAACGGCACCGGCACGGACCTCGAGACCGGCTGCGTCGACGTGCTCTACAGCGTCCAGACCGAGTGGAAGATGCTCGCCGACTGGCTGGGCCGCAACGGCATCAACGGCAGCGGCACCGGCTACCCGGCTTCGGTCGGCCTGGCCGACGTCAACGCCTACTGGAACGGTTCTTCGACCCACTTCGGGCACTCGCAGGACAACCAGCGCCAGGCCACCTCGATGGACGTCGTCGGCCACGAGTTCGGCCACGGCATCTTCCAGTTCACCCCGGGCGGTGCCGGTTCCGGCAACGAGAACGGCGGCATGAACGAGTCGACCGGTGACATCTTCGGCGCGCTGACCGAGGCGTACGCGAACAACGCCAAGGACACCCCTGACTACGAGGTCGGCGAGGGCGTCAACCTGGTCGGCCAGGGCCCGATCCGCTACATGTACCAGCCGTCCAAGGTCGGCGACCCGAACTGCTACTCGTCGTCGATCCCGAGCACCGAGGTGCACGCGGCCGCCGGCCCGCAGAACCACTGGTTCTACCTGCTGGCCGAGGGCTCGAACCCGGGTGGCGGCAAGCCCACCAGCCCGACGTGCAACAGCTCCAGCGTCACCGGTGTCGGCATCCAGAAGGCCGGCAAGATCTTCTACAACGGCCTCCTGAAGAAGACCTCGTCGTGGAACCACAAGGCCGCCCGCAAGGCGACCCTCGAAGCCGCGATCGCGCTCTTCCCGGGCAGCTGCACCGAGTACAACGCCACCAAGGCCGCGTGGGACGCCGTCTCCGTCACCGCCGCGGCCGGTGAGCCGACCTCGTGCAGCGGCGGCGGCGCGGACTACTCGGTCGCGCTGAACCCGGCTTCGGGTTCGGTGCAGCCGGGCGCCTCGGCGACCACCACGCTCAGCACCGCGATCACCTCCGGCGCGGCGCAGTCGATCACGCTGTCGGCGTCGGGTCTCCCGGCCGGCGCGACCGCGTCGTTCAGCCCGGCGACGATCCAGTCCGGCGGCAGCTCGACGCTGACCATCGCGACGACCGCGTCGACCCCGACCGGCAGCTACCCGATCACCGTCACCACCGACGGGGCCACCACCGACCACACGGCGCAGTACACGCTGACCGTCGGGACGACGTCCTCGTGCGCCCCGGTGACCAACTCGACGCGTCTCGACATCCCGGACTACCCGGCGAGCGCGGTCAACAGCTCCAGCACCGTCAGCGGCTGCGCGCGCAACGCGTCCAACGCCACCAAGGTCGAGGTGCACATCACCCACACCTACCGCGGTGACCTGGTCATCGACCTCGTCGCCCCGGACGGCACCGCCTACCGGCTGAAGAACTCCAGCAGCGACTCGACCCCGAACCTCGACACCACCTACACCGTCAACGCTTCTTCGGAAGCCGCGAACGGCGCGTGGCAGCTCCGCATCCGAGACGTCGGCCCCGCCGACACCGGTTACCTGTCCTCCTGGACGTTGACCGTGTAG
- the dapD gene encoding 2,3,4,5-tetrahydropyridine-2,6-dicarboxylate N-succinyltransferase: protein MSEQSPNPETTGASGVGLATVATDGTVLDTWYPQPKLVEGGSSKGTERLSAEKAAELLGEAAAALLGPDTDRGVEVVAVRTTIGKLADTPADTHDLYLRLHLLSHRLVRPHGQNLDGMFGLLANVVWTNHGPCPVEGFESTRLRLRARGPVTVYSVDKFPRMVDYVLPSGVRIGDADRVRLGAHLAAGTTVMHEGFVNFNAGTLGASMVEGRISAGVVVGDGSDVGGGASIMGTLSGGGKETISLGERCLIGANGGIGISLGDDSVVEAGLYVTAGTKVVVDGKVVKALELNGISGAVFRRNSSTGAVEVVPRAGTGVELNAMLHAND from the coding sequence GTGAGCGAGCAGAGCCCGAACCCCGAAACGACCGGCGCCAGCGGCGTCGGGCTGGCCACCGTCGCGACCGACGGGACGGTCCTCGACACCTGGTACCCGCAGCCCAAGCTCGTCGAAGGCGGCAGCAGCAAAGGCACCGAGCGCCTGAGCGCGGAGAAGGCCGCCGAACTGCTCGGCGAGGCCGCCGCGGCGCTGCTCGGCCCGGACACCGACCGCGGGGTCGAGGTCGTCGCCGTCCGGACCACGATCGGCAAGCTCGCCGACACCCCGGCCGACACGCACGACCTGTACCTGCGGCTGCACCTGCTCTCGCACCGCCTGGTCCGCCCGCACGGCCAGAACCTCGACGGCATGTTCGGCCTGCTGGCCAACGTCGTGTGGACCAACCACGGCCCGTGCCCGGTCGAAGGCTTCGAGTCGACGCGGCTGCGGCTGCGGGCGCGCGGCCCGGTGACCGTCTACAGCGTGGACAAGTTCCCGCGGATGGTCGACTACGTCCTGCCGTCCGGCGTCCGGATCGGCGACGCGGACCGCGTCCGGCTCGGCGCGCACCTGGCCGCCGGCACCACGGTCATGCACGAGGGCTTCGTCAACTTCAACGCCGGCACGCTCGGCGCGTCCATGGTCGAGGGCCGGATCTCGGCCGGCGTGGTCGTCGGCGACGGCTCGGACGTCGGCGGCGGCGCGTCGATCATGGGCACGCTCTCCGGCGGCGGCAAGGAGACGATCTCGCTGGGCGAGCGCTGCCTGATCGGCGCCAACGGCGGCATCGGCATCTCCCTCGGCGACGACTCGGTCGTCGAGGCCGGCCTGTACGTGACCGCGGGGACGAAGGTCGTCGTCGACGGCAAGGTCGTGAAGGCCCTCGAGCTCAACGGCATTTCCGGCGCGGTGTTCCGCCGCAACTCGAGCACCGGCGCGGTCGAGGTCGTGCCGCGAGCCGGCACCGGCGTCGAGCTGAACGCGATGCTGCACGCCAACGACTGA